A genomic segment from Nicotiana tabacum cultivar K326 chromosome 7, ASM71507v2, whole genome shotgun sequence encodes:
- the LOC107785465 gene encoding probable xyloglucan endotransglucosylase/hydrolase protein precursor has translation MGVKGLLFSIVLINLSLLGLCGYPRKPVDVPFWKNYEPSWASHHIKYLSGGSTVDLVLDRSSGAGFQSKKSYLFGHFSMKLKLVGGDSAGVVTAFYLSSNNAEHDEIDFEFLGNRTGQPYILQTNVFTGGKGDREQRIYLWFDPTKGYHSYSVLWNTFQIVIFVDDVPIRAFKNSKDLGVKFPFNQPMKIYSSLWDADDWATRGGLEKTDWSNAPFTASYTSFHVDGCEAATPQEVQVCNTKGMRWWDQKAFQDLDALQYRRLRWVRQKYTIYNYCTDRKRYPTLPPECTKDRDI, from the exons ATGGGTGTAAAAGGACTTTTGTTTAGTATTGTTTTGATTAATTTGTCATTACTAGGACTTTGTGGGTATCCCAGAAAACCAGTGGATGTACCCTTTTGGAAAAACTATGAGCCCAGTTGGGCTAGTCACCACATCAAGTACCTCAGTGGTGGTTCCACTGTTGATCTTGTTCTTGACAGGTCTTCAG GTGCTGGATTTCAGTCAaagaaatcatatttgtttgggCACTTTAGCATGAAACTGAAGCTTGTTGGTGGAGACTCAGCTGGCGTTGTCACTGCATTTTAC CTGTCATCGAATAATGCAGAGCACGATGAGATAGATTTTGAATTCTTAGGGAACAGGACTGGGCAACCATACATTTTGCAGACAAATGTGTTCACGGGAGGAAAAGGAGACAGAGAGCAGAGAATCTATCTCTGGTTTGACCCAACCAAGGGTTACCATTCTTATTCTGTTCTTTGGAATACCTTCCAGATTGT GATCTTTGTGGATGACGTCCCAATTAGAGCATTCAAGAACTCAAAAGACCTAGGTGTGAAATTTCCATTCAATCAGCCCATGAAAATATACTCAAGCCTTTGGGATGCAGATGATTGGGCCACAAGAGGTGGATTGGAGAAAACAGACTGGTCCAATGCCCCATTTACTGCCTCCTACACATCATTCCACGTGGACGGCTGTGAAGCTGCCACCCCACAAGAAGTCCAAGTTTGTAACACCAAAGGCATGAGATGGTGGGATCAAAAGGCTTTCCAAGATTTAGATGCTTTACAATACAGGAGACTTCGTTGGGTTCGCCAAAAATACACTATTTATAATTATTGTACTGATAGGAAGAGGTACCCTACACTTCCCCCAGAGTGCACTAAGGACAGAgatatttaa